One window of the Terriglobales bacterium genome contains the following:
- a CDS encoding sigma-70 family RNA polymerase sigma factor: MHRDTVTPIQSQVTEAAGDELALVQAAQAGDVGAFEQLVKRYDRNIFRLAQHITQNREDAEDVLQEAFLKAYTHLGDFQGNSKFYTWLVRIAVNESLMKLRRRRSDKTVSLDESVETEESSMPREVADWAPNPEQLYRQEELADILSRTIQGLPASFRTVFVLRDVEGLSTDETAEALGLSIPAVKSRLLRARLQLRDRLSRYFKKNRSDDAQK, from the coding sequence TTGCATCGGGACACCGTGACGCCCATCCAATCCCAAGTGACGGAAGCTGCCGGCGATGAGCTGGCGCTGGTGCAGGCTGCGCAGGCCGGTGATGTCGGCGCGTTCGAGCAGTTGGTGAAACGCTACGACCGTAACATCTTCCGCCTGGCGCAGCACATCACGCAGAACCGCGAGGACGCCGAAGACGTGCTTCAGGAGGCGTTCCTGAAGGCCTACACGCACCTCGGAGATTTCCAGGGGAACTCCAAGTTCTACACCTGGCTGGTGCGCATTGCGGTGAACGAGTCGCTGATGAAGCTGCGCCGCCGGCGCAGCGATAAGACGGTTTCCCTCGATGAAAGCGTCGAGACCGAGGAAAGCTCGATGCCCCGCGAGGTGGCCGACTGGGCCCCAAATCCCGAGCAGTTGTACCGCCAGGAGGAGCTGGCCGACATCCTTAGCCGCACCATTCAGGGCCTGCCGGCCAGCTTTCGCACCGTTTTCGTGCTGCGGGACGTCGAGGGATTGTCCACCGACGAGACGGCGGAAGCGCTCGGCTTGAGCATTCCTGCGGTAAAATCGCGGCTGCTGCGGGCGCGGCTTCAGCTTCGCGATCGCCTCAGCCGGTACTTCAAGAAGAACAGGAGTGACGACGCACAGAAGTGA
- a CDS encoding aminotransferase class V-fold PLP-dependent enzyme, producing the protein MLNRRSFLHLGAGLAATMAVSPRLLAQLPSEPLPSPDLYGRDQEAYWAALRRQFLIPEDTIYLNNGTVGSSPIPVLKAIFDGYQETEKMTQEDPEDYPIWGYAAWNQFRDPLAAFVGATRDEIALLRNATEANSYIANGVDLKAGDEVLMSDQEHPGGENPWQLRAKRYGIVVKKFTLPKPPKNAAEILNLINDAITPRTRVIFVSHITTVTGVVLPVKEICALARSRGILSALDGAHVPGMMRLNIGEIGCDFYSASPHKWLQAPKGSGFLYVRNEVIDRVWNTIATEGWDDVKIRAERFQRIGSSNVPSLWGLKASIEFAEKIGMERIEKRHRQMADYIHAKMVKRGAESWTSPDPALRCGIVTVNVPGVERMKLENWLWKQHKVRIRGGDPSKLRLSTPYYILHKDVDRFVEKLDEYRKAHA; encoded by the coding sequence ATGCTGAACCGCCGGTCGTTTTTGCATTTGGGAGCCGGGCTGGCCGCCACGATGGCCGTCTCACCCCGCCTGCTGGCCCAGTTGCCCAGCGAACCCCTGCCCTCCCCCGATCTCTATGGGCGCGACCAAGAGGCGTACTGGGCGGCCCTGCGCCGCCAGTTCCTCATCCCCGAGGACACCATCTACCTGAACAACGGCACCGTCGGCTCCAGCCCCATTCCGGTGCTCAAGGCCATCTTTGACGGCTACCAGGAGACCGAGAAGATGACGCAGGAGGATCCCGAGGACTACCCGATCTGGGGCTACGCGGCCTGGAACCAGTTCCGCGACCCGCTGGCCGCGTTCGTGGGCGCCACCCGCGATGAAATCGCCCTGCTGCGCAACGCCACAGAGGCCAATAGCTACATCGCCAACGGCGTGGACCTTAAAGCCGGGGATGAAGTCCTGATGAGCGACCAGGAGCACCCCGGCGGCGAGAATCCGTGGCAGCTTCGCGCCAAGCGCTACGGCATCGTAGTGAAGAAGTTCACGCTCCCCAAGCCGCCGAAGAATGCCGCTGAGATCCTGAACCTGATCAACGACGCCATCACGCCGCGGACGCGGGTGATTTTCGTCAGCCACATCACCACCGTCACGGGCGTCGTGTTGCCGGTGAAGGAGATCTGCGCGCTGGCGCGCTCCAGGGGCATCCTTTCGGCGCTCGACGGGGCGCACGTGCCGGGCATGATGCGCCTGAACATCGGCGAGATCGGCTGCGACTTCTACAGCGCCAGCCCGCACAAATGGCTGCAAGCGCCCAAGGGCAGCGGGTTCCTGTACGTCCGCAACGAGGTCATCGACCGAGTGTGGAACACCATCGCCACTGAAGGCTGGGACGACGTGAAGATCCGCGCCGAGCGCTTCCAGCGCATCGGGTCGTCGAATGTGCCGTCGCTTTGGGGTTTGAAGGCGTCCATCGAGTTTGCCGAAAAGATCGGCATGGAGCGCATCGAAAAGCGCCACCGGCAGATGGCCGATTACATCCACGCCAAGATGGTGAAGCGCGGGGCGGAGAGCTGGACCTCGCCCGATCCGGCGCTGCGATGCGGCATCGTTACGGTCAACGTGCCCGGCGTCGAGCGCATGAAGCTCGAGAACTGGCTATGGAAGCAGCACAAGGTGCGCATCCGCGGCGGCGACCCTTCGAAGCTCCGCCTCTCGACGCCCTACTACATCCTGCACAAGGACGTGGACCGGTTCGTGGAGAAGCTCGACGAGTACCGCAAGGCCCACGCGTAA
- a CDS encoding M48 family metallopeptidase, with product MKARAFALALALIAALVTAPSAWADCPSNIEAIGNRNIGKGGGLGNWYSLDKEIQIGKEFAAQVDQSSRIVQDPVVAEYVNRIGQNLVRNSDARVPFTIKVIDSDEVNAFALPGGFFYVNTGLILAADEEAELAGVMAHEIAHVAARHATRQATRGQLLNLASIPLIFVGGGLGYGIRMAAGLALPVTFLTFSRGFEREADCLGIQYLYASGYDPQAFVQFFEKLQAREKKKPGTLAKAFSTHPQTPDRIAKSQDEIAKVLPPRDQYVVTTSEFDDVKSRLAALQNRRKLADQENEKAPSLRRTKTADSKDGQDDSKKEDDDAPVLKRRDE from the coding sequence ATGAAAGCTCGTGCGTTCGCGCTGGCGCTGGCCCTGATAGCAGCTTTGGTCACGGCCCCCAGCGCATGGGCAGACTGCCCCTCGAACATCGAGGCCATCGGCAACCGGAACATCGGCAAAGGCGGAGGCCTGGGCAACTGGTACTCACTGGACAAGGAGATCCAGATCGGCAAGGAATTCGCTGCCCAGGTGGACCAGAGTTCCCGCATCGTCCAGGATCCCGTGGTCGCCGAATACGTGAACCGCATCGGGCAGAATCTGGTGCGCAACTCGGACGCCCGCGTGCCCTTCACCATCAAGGTGATCGATTCGGATGAGGTCAACGCCTTCGCGCTGCCCGGCGGATTCTTCTACGTCAACACCGGGCTGATCCTGGCGGCCGACGAAGAAGCGGAGCTGGCCGGCGTGATGGCGCACGAGATCGCGCACGTGGCCGCGCGCCATGCCACCCGCCAGGCCACCCGCGGGCAACTGCTGAACCTGGCCTCCATCCCGCTCATCTTCGTGGGCGGCGGCCTGGGGTACGGCATTCGCATGGCGGCTGGATTGGCGCTGCCCGTGACTTTCCTCACCTTCTCGCGCGGATTCGAGCGCGAAGCCGACTGCCTGGGCATCCAGTACCTCTACGCCAGCGGCTACGACCCCCAGGCCTTCGTGCAGTTCTTCGAAAAGCTGCAGGCCCGCGAAAAGAAGAAACCCGGCACGCTGGCCAAGGCGTTCTCCACCCATCCCCAGACGCCCGACCGCATCGCCAAGTCGCAGGACGAGATCGCCAAGGTCCTGCCGCCTCGCGACCAGTACGTGGTCACTACATCCGAGTTCGACGACGTGAAATCGCGGCTGGCCGCCTTGCAGAACCGCCGCAAGCTGGCCGACCAGGAGAATGAAAAGGCGCCCAGCCTGCGCCGCACCAAGACGGCGGACAGCAAGGACGGGCAGGACGATTCGAAAAAAGAGGACGACGACGCGCCCGTTCTGAAGCGCCGCGACGAATAA
- a CDS encoding transglycosylase SLT domain-containing protein produces the protein MAVRTLILAAILLTVAQGDHAASMRSAAGSSPQKGSSKATGKRRPAADRKPLPPRAEAAAQAAARSTDLRPLAAQLLNGRTVAAYAAVEDYAADHATDPAGALAWLVAGYALILDGEYRAAATNLEKAQLRAGELGDYVDYFLALAYGNSGQPAQAAKALDGFGARYPESLFKRDAAQLHAESLKAIGKSREAIAILEGIREPASVQVELDLGQSYAQAGRFKEAVEALRRVYYGWPASTQAKTAEQELESLGRTQKLPPPTRQQRKQRADLLLEARQYAEAISAYRELTREAQGAEHADAQLDLARALFKARKYADARKVLVEIEGLTAEANAERLFYLTEIRSDPEAYLQYLGELRRTASDSPWLQQALLSAGNRHLLQNNMDAAARFYYEGYQRLPDGPKSSYMLWKSAWLSYRLDRLEEAGARLEELIGRYPEAMEVSAALYWRGRVLEKQNNLPRARAFYQRVSDRYRYFYYAGLARERLVEIGIDGAAPPDALLKKIARPEPPVRMGRSAMPAEEVRAHKARLLQNGALDDFAIRELQVMADGGSDWAAGEIVRLYQLMGRHYRALQVAKKSLPGYFSREISDLPRNVWEALFPRLYWEEIQRFAEANGLDPYLVASIIRQESEFRPDAVSRARAIGLMQLLPSTGRKVARELKLRPYSTAKLRDPKVNLQLGTKYFRDRLEEFGRVEYALASYNAGPDRVTQWLANGPYRDAAEFVESIPFTETREYVQAIQRNVSVYRRLYGDSVAVNSGK, from the coding sequence ATGGCTGTGCGCACCCTAATCCTGGCAGCAATCCTGTTGACGGTGGCCCAGGGTGACCATGCCGCCTCCATGAGGTCCGCTGCAGGTTCATCCCCTCAGAAGGGAAGCAGCAAGGCGACGGGGAAACGGAGGCCAGCGGCCGATCGCAAGCCGCTGCCGCCGCGGGCAGAGGCAGCCGCGCAAGCCGCCGCCAGGAGCACGGACTTGCGGCCGCTGGCGGCACAACTGCTGAACGGCCGCACGGTCGCCGCATATGCCGCAGTGGAGGACTACGCCGCGGATCATGCTACGGATCCGGCGGGCGCACTGGCGTGGTTGGTAGCCGGATACGCCCTGATCCTCGACGGCGAGTATCGTGCGGCTGCGACCAACCTGGAAAAAGCGCAACTGCGAGCAGGCGAACTGGGCGACTATGTGGACTACTTCCTGGCGCTGGCTTACGGGAACTCCGGGCAGCCCGCCCAGGCCGCCAAGGCGCTGGACGGATTTGGGGCGCGATATCCTGAGTCGTTGTTCAAGCGGGATGCGGCGCAATTGCACGCGGAATCACTGAAGGCCATCGGCAAGTCGCGTGAAGCCATCGCCATCCTGGAAGGCATTCGCGAGCCTGCCAGCGTCCAGGTGGAGCTGGACCTGGGTCAATCCTATGCCCAGGCGGGGCGGTTCAAAGAGGCAGTGGAGGCGCTGCGACGCGTGTACTACGGCTGGCCGGCATCCACGCAGGCCAAGACCGCCGAGCAGGAATTGGAGAGCCTTGGCCGCACACAGAAATTGCCGCCGCCCACCAGACAGCAGCGCAAGCAGCGGGCCGATCTGTTGCTGGAGGCCCGCCAGTACGCCGAGGCGATCTCCGCCTATCGTGAGCTGACCCGGGAAGCTCAAGGGGCCGAACACGCCGACGCCCAGCTCGATCTGGCGAGGGCGCTGTTCAAGGCTCGAAAGTATGCCGATGCCCGAAAGGTATTGGTCGAAATCGAGGGCCTCACCGCGGAGGCCAACGCCGAGCGGCTGTTCTACCTGACCGAAATCCGCTCCGATCCCGAGGCGTACCTGCAGTACCTGGGAGAATTGCGCCGCACGGCTTCCGACAGTCCGTGGCTGCAACAGGCGCTGCTCTCCGCGGGGAACCGCCATCTATTGCAAAACAACATGGACGCCGCCGCACGCTTCTACTATGAAGGTTACCAGAGGCTTCCGGACGGGCCCAAGAGCTCTTACATGCTGTGGAAGTCGGCGTGGCTGAGCTACCGCCTGGACCGGCTGGAAGAGGCCGGCGCGCGATTGGAAGAACTGATCGGACGTTATCCGGAAGCGATGGAGGTTTCCGCAGCTCTGTACTGGCGCGGGCGGGTCCTGGAGAAGCAGAACAACCTTCCCAGGGCGCGAGCCTTTTATCAGAGGGTGTCCGATCGATACCGCTATTTCTACTATGCGGGGCTGGCGCGCGAGCGGTTGGTGGAGATCGGCATCGACGGCGCCGCGCCGCCCGACGCTCTGCTCAAGAAGATCGCCCGTCCCGAGCCGCCGGTGCGCATGGGGCGCTCCGCCATGCCGGCGGAGGAGGTCCGTGCGCACAAGGCCCGCCTGCTGCAGAACGGCGCGCTCGATGACTTTGCCATTCGCGAGCTGCAGGTGATGGCGGACGGCGGATCGGATTGGGCGGCCGGCGAAATCGTGCGGCTGTACCAGCTCATGGGGCGTCACTATCGAGCGCTGCAGGTGGCCAAGAAGTCGCTCCCGGGATATTTTTCGCGGGAGATCAGCGACCTGCCGCGCAATGTGTGGGAGGCGTTGTTCCCGCGGCTGTACTGGGAGGAGATCCAGCGTTTCGCGGAGGCGAACGGGCTCGATCCCTATCTGGTGGCTTCCATCATCCGGCAGGAGTCGGAGTTCCGCCCGGATGCGGTCTCGCGGGCCCGCGCCATCGGGCTGATGCAATTGCTGCCTTCCACGGGGAGGAAGGTGGCAAGGGAGCTCAAGCTCAGGCCCTACTCGACGGCAAAGTTGAGAGATCCCAAGGTCAACCTGCAACTGGGTACCAAGTACTTCCGCGACCGGCTGGAGGAGTTCGGGCGGGTCGAATACGCCCTGGCCAGTTACAACGCCGGCCCCGACCGGGTGACGCAATGGCTGGCCAACGGCCCCTATCGCGACGCAGCGGAGTTCGTAGAGTCCATCCCCTTCACCGAAACGCGTGAGTATGTGCAGGCCATCCAGCGCAACGTGAGCGTGTACCGGCGACTCTACGGCGATTCGGTCGCGGTGAATTCGGGAAAATAG
- a CDS encoding CBS domain-containing protein, with product MLVREYMTTKVTTLPEDSRLLDAALIIRRSGKRHVPIVNSEGTVVGMVSDRDVARVAPSMLSRMTPEEYNQVFESTPINMVMSTNVITVSPSDEVSVAASLLYTKKIGALPVVEDGKLVGIVTGTDMLALLNELLGKTAASPASD from the coding sequence ATGCTGGTACGCGAATACATGACCACCAAGGTCACGACGTTGCCTGAGGATTCGCGCTTGCTGGACGCCGCGCTGATCATCCGGCGGAGCGGCAAACGGCACGTTCCCATCGTCAACAGCGAGGGCACTGTGGTCGGCATGGTCAGCGATCGCGACGTGGCCCGCGTGGCCCCTTCGATGCTCAGCCGGATGACGCCGGAAGAGTACAACCAGGTCTTCGAGTCGACGCCCATCAACATGGTGATGAGCACCAACGTGATCACCGTTTCGCCCAGCGATGAAGTGTCCGTCGCAGCCTCGCTGCTCTACACCAAGAAAATCGGCGCCCTGCCGGTGGTGGAAGACGGAAAGCTGGTGGGCATCGTTACGGGAACGGACATGCTGGCGCTGCTGAACGAACTGCTGGGCAAAACCGCGGCGTCGCCGGCTTCGGACTAG
- a CDS encoding hydrogenase maturation nickel metallochaperone HypA — translation MDEREVANHVVDLVDQAAYRHAVRRVLSVRLAIGGRRALDFERLQLTFDEVSRGTVADGARLILELLPVLRHCQNCGEDFRATADDCPCPACGHPHTEPKSGLEVRVLDMDVEEA, via the coding sequence ATGGATGAGCGTGAGGTTGCCAACCATGTCGTGGACCTGGTAGACCAGGCGGCCTACCGCCACGCCGTACGCCGCGTGCTGTCGGTGCGGCTGGCTATCGGAGGCCGCCGCGCCCTGGACTTCGAGCGCCTGCAACTGACCTTCGACGAAGTCTCCCGCGGCACGGTGGCCGACGGCGCGCGCCTCATCCTGGAACTGCTTCCTGTCCTCCGCCATTGCCAGAACTGCGGCGAGGACTTTCGAGCCACCGCCGACGATTGTCCGTGTCCCGCTTGCGGCCATCCCCACACGGAGCCCAAAAGCGGGTTGGAAGTGCGCGTCCTCGATATGGACGTGGAGGAAGCCTAA
- a CDS encoding cupredoxin domain-containing protein, translated as MIRRLNPRFVAWITAAPILFLLPGMEGCSRFSSKPVRIDITARKYKFEPSEIRVKRGTVVELHITSQDVQHGFDIPDLGMKEPIPKLGTAVVRFHADKRGEFRIACGIVCGPGHDDMQGRIIVE; from the coding sequence ATGATTCGACGTTTGAACCCGCGATTTGTTGCATGGATTACAGCGGCCCCAATCCTTTTCCTGCTGCCGGGGATGGAGGGTTGCTCCCGATTCTCCAGCAAGCCGGTGCGGATCGATATCACCGCCCGAAAGTACAAGTTCGAGCCCTCCGAGATCCGCGTGAAGCGTGGCACGGTGGTCGAGCTGCATATCACCAGCCAGGACGTGCAGCACGGTTTCGACATTCCCGACCTGGGAATGAAAGAACCGATTCCCAAGCTCGGAACCGCGGTGGTGCGCTTCCATGCCGACAAGCGTGGCGAGTTCCGGATCGCCTGCGGCATCGTGTGCGGCCCCGGACATGACGACATGCAGGGCCGCATCATCGTCGAGTAA
- a CDS encoding GAF domain-containing protein, with translation MKEVHPSVREIAVLQEATEMILASTDVDTVLHQILLIVRNYFGVAHSAVFLVDRGAGELYCRAQIGYDDSISAHRLRIGVDGVVGAAAQARSPLCVPDVSQEPRYIPGSPDVRSTLALPLIVREQVVGVLAAESSELDYFSPDLSALLNLFASQAAVALENARLFASERRRVRQIELINLIARSAASAAELEQFLGTLAELIGDSFEGAEVVILLREPDGSLRPRASAGAEGLADARFAESERSGIIAQGFAARQHVVVNDIRAKAGWPACLPGAGSELCAPLVSFGETLGVVVVSHPHSGFFSEDERAIAQAAADVCATAIKNVQLAEELRRVAHTDFVTGVYNQRYFHTAVSQELARSKRYGKPFALAMLDLRAFRDVNSSLGFEGGDTILRQVAQLLRSQVRSMDVLCRYAGDRFALVLPETDRDRMAVVLRKIEENLARIRIPGKDGEEPLVATCAFVNYPHDAGNALELTRLLFARVDEVKRSRTGP, from the coding sequence TTGAAGGAAGTCCATCCCAGCGTGCGCGAGATCGCCGTGCTGCAGGAAGCCACGGAGATGATCCTCGCCAGCACCGACGTCGACACCGTGCTGCACCAGATCCTGCTCATTGTGCGCAACTACTTCGGCGTGGCTCATTCGGCCGTGTTCCTGGTAGACCGCGGCGCGGGCGAACTCTACTGCCGCGCGCAGATCGGCTATGACGATTCCATCAGCGCGCACCGCCTGCGCATCGGCGTGGATGGCGTTGTCGGCGCCGCGGCCCAGGCCCGTTCGCCTCTGTGCGTTCCGGACGTCAGCCAGGAACCTCGTTACATCCCGGGCAGCCCTGACGTCCGCAGCACCCTCGCTCTCCCCCTCATCGTCCGGGAACAGGTGGTGGGCGTACTCGCGGCTGAAAGCTCCGAACTGGACTACTTCTCGCCCGACCTCAGCGCGCTGCTCAACCTGTTCGCCAGCCAGGCCGCGGTCGCTCTGGAGAACGCGCGGCTGTTCGCCAGCGAGCGCCGCCGTGTCCGCCAGATCGAGCTCATCAACCTGATCGCCCGTTCCGCCGCTTCGGCCGCCGAACTGGAGCAGTTTCTCGGCACCCTCGCCGAGCTGATCGGCGATAGCTTCGAGGGCGCCGAGGTCGTCATCCTCCTGCGCGAGCCCGACGGCTCACTCCGTCCGCGCGCCAGCGCCGGCGCTGAAGGTCTGGCGGACGCAAGGTTTGCCGAGTCCGAGCGGTCGGGCATCATCGCCCAGGGCTTCGCCGCACGCCAGCACGTGGTGGTGAACGATATCCGCGCGAAAGCGGGATGGCCTGCATGTCTTCCCGGCGCAGGCTCGGAGCTGTGCGCGCCGCTGGTCAGCTTCGGCGAGACCTTGGGCGTGGTGGTGGTCTCGCATCCGCATTCCGGCTTCTTCAGCGAGGACGAACGGGCCATCGCGCAGGCTGCGGCCGATGTCTGCGCCACCGCCATCAAGAACGTGCAGCTCGCCGAGGAGCTGCGTCGCGTGGCGCACACCGACTTCGTCACGGGCGTCTACAACCAGCGCTACTTCCACACCGCCGTGTCGCAGGAGCTGGCGCGCTCCAAGCGTTACGGAAAGCCCTTCGCGCTGGCCATGCTCGATCTGCGCGCCTTCCGCGACGTCAACAGTTCGCTGGGCTTCGAAGGCGGCGATACCATCCTGCGCCAGGTGGCGCAACTGCTGCGCTCCCAGGTGCGCAGCATGGACGTGCTCTGCCGTTACGCCGGCGACCGCTTCGCGCTGGTGCTGCCGGAAACCGACCGCGACCGCATGGCGGTCGTATTGCGCAAGATAGAGGAGAATCTGGCGCGCATCCGCATCCCGGGCAAGGACGGCGAAGAGCCCCTGGTCGCGACCTGCGCTTTCGTCAACTATCCCCACGATGCCGGCAACGCCCTCGAACTGACGCGCCTGCTCTTCGCGCGCGTGGACGAGGTCAAGAGATCGAGAACGGGGCCCTGA
- a CDS encoding Glu/Leu/Phe/Val dehydrogenase has protein sequence MAAAPARLVVQEDLNPLHIAMRQFDTAAEKLNLDPGLRQVLRRPARALSLSLPVKMDDGSIRVFDGFRVQHSSARGPCKGGIRYHPNVTFDEVAALASWMTWKCATVNIPFGGAKGGIACDPKKMSRNELERLTRRYAYEISPLIGPDRDIPAPDVYTDAQVMAWIMDTYSMTQRQSSPAVVTGKPTFLGGSQGRHEATARGCVFVIQAACAALGIDIKRSTAAIQGFGNAGGIGARLLADTGCTVIAVSDSGGGILSRLGLDVNAVLEHKLRTGSVAGYPGTESISNEAILEIDCDILVPAALENQITLANADRVKARIIAEAANGPTTPAADAVLFKKGINVLPDILANAGGVTVSYFEWVQDLQEFFWDEIKVNRRLEKVMVRAFHDVYETARKFSVDMRTGAYILAIDRVAEATRTRGIWP, from the coding sequence ATGGCCGCTGCTCCCGCTCGTCTGGTCGTGCAGGAAGACCTGAATCCGCTGCACATCGCCATGCGGCAGTTCGACACTGCCGCCGAGAAGCTCAATCTCGATCCCGGCCTGCGCCAGGTCTTGCGGCGCCCGGCCCGGGCCCTTTCCCTTTCCTTGCCTGTCAAAATGGATGACGGCAGCATCCGCGTCTTCGACGGGTTCCGCGTCCAGCACAGCTCCGCCCGTGGTCCCTGTAAGGGCGGCATCCGCTATCACCCCAACGTCACCTTCGACGAAGTGGCGGCGTTGGCTTCCTGGATGACCTGGAAGTGCGCCACCGTCAACATTCCTTTCGGCGGCGCAAAAGGCGGCATCGCCTGCGACCCGAAAAAGATGTCCCGCAACGAGCTGGAGCGCCTGACTCGCCGCTACGCCTACGAGATTTCACCTCTCATCGGCCCTGATCGCGACATCCCCGCGCCCGATGTCTACACCGACGCCCAGGTCATGGCCTGGATCATGGATACCTACAGCATGACCCAGCGCCAGTCTTCGCCGGCCGTAGTCACCGGTAAGCCCACGTTCCTGGGGGGCTCCCAGGGGCGTCATGAGGCCACCGCCCGCGGTTGCGTGTTCGTCATTCAGGCCGCGTGCGCAGCTCTCGGAATCGACATCAAGCGCTCAACCGCTGCCATTCAGGGTTTCGGCAACGCCGGCGGCATCGGAGCTCGCCTACTTGCGGACACGGGTTGCACCGTGATCGCCGTCAGCGATTCCGGCGGCGGCATCCTCAGCCGTCTCGGACTCGACGTCAACGCTGTCCTGGAGCACAAGCTCCGCACCGGATCGGTGGCCGGATACCCCGGCACCGAGTCCATCAGCAACGAGGCCATTCTCGAGATCGACTGCGACATCCTGGTGCCCGCCGCCCTCGAGAACCAGATCACCCTGGCCAATGCCGATCGTGTGAAAGCCAGGATCATCGCCGAGGCCGCGAACGGCCCAACCACTCCAGCAGCCGATGCTGTCTTGTTCAAAAAGGGGATCAACGTGTTGCCGGACATCCTGGCCAACGCCGGCGGCGTCACCGTCAGCTACTTTGAATGGGTCCAGGACTTGCAGGAGTTCTTCTGGGACGAGATCAAGGTCAACCGCCGGCTCGAGAAAGTCATGGTCCGGGCCTTCCACGATGTGTACGAGACGGCCCGCAAGTTCAGCGTGGACATGCGCACCGGCGCCTACATCCTGGCCATTGACCGCGTCGCTGAGGCGACTCGAACGCGCGGCATCTGGCCCTAG
- a CDS encoding zf-HC2 domain-containing protein: MNCTRFLQELADYLDGTLDTETRAELEEHLVWCHNCYVVCDTTKKTIQIYRDRQPYDLPEPLRLKLQAAIISKCKSSTKKS; the protein is encoded by the coding sequence GTGAACTGCACCCGTTTCCTTCAGGAACTCGCCGATTATCTCGACGGCACGCTCGACACCGAGACCCGCGCTGAACTGGAAGAACACCTGGTCTGGTGTCACAACTGCTACGTCGTCTGCGACACCACCAAGAAGACCATCCAGATCTACCGCGACCGCCAGCCCTACGACCTGCCTGAGCCTCTGCGCCTCAAACTGCAGGCCGCCATCATCTCCAAGTGCAAGTCCTCCACCAAGAAGTCCTGA